A genomic window from Candidatus Kouleothrix ribensis includes:
- a CDS encoding GAF domain-containing protein has translation MNEQAHILVVDDDPSIRRMLQLLLQETGYRVSNASSGEEALAYMDLVTPDLVLMDLMLPGINGQQVTEQIKAQPDKPFVPVILVTARNDPKSKVTALDAGADDFLVKPVEFAELLARVRAMLRLQRSQRSLRSEQRKTELLLHLTRELGTTLDLEELLTHFLDKLADAVGAVRASIILTTDNMPRLFSSIRNRPKVVPDDILRDGIAGWVLRERQPAIIHDTRDDPRWVATTPHQQMVRSVATVPIRREDRILGVITLVHHTPGYFTTEHLSLLDSVAAQSAIALENAELFRLTRTQNDLLERRNEELQRINQVSRLLTELMRPEQLVRLVAYLVHLTFGYPSVSILLRDGGDLVVRAMAGAADEAAHMGRRTPIGAGLAGHAAMRQEPLCVADVRDDPRFVPSSFTDDTRSVLAVPILTAREVFGVLRVESSSVGAFGPNDIRLLDTLSGQLGVAFENAQLFDSEQRRVRQVGQVNSMSVALTAQLDANANLRTAAAAIAAIFGVEHCGIVILGDERRNGLRLAMHSAQPATPGSQVRFPLPLHELATIDVRTTQLFSAIETDAELEGMRESLLRNQIGALALTPLSTGGRRIGTIVLDLTGRVRQFSQIEMTLLETVASLVSQVLENARLYREVAEERSTLDAVLGGAADPILLIGTDDRLLLANRAAHERLGLGVHAEQQPISTLITHADLLKALSGQRNGHTSSPLNEVVLSEGETFNVSVAPVRGADNELIGRVTVLQDISALKELERHEQERLRSVFRRYVSPQVVEEVLAGGGDIGEPIERDVAVIVADIRGYTALTEGLPPRVLVGQVLNRFFTAMTDVLYRHGGTIDKFLGDGLIGVFGSPIARADDLQRVLLAAVDLQRAFAELSERWHTDLQREIGMGIGIAYGRAVVGNIGSAQRMDYTLIGDVVNTASRLNGIAQAGQIIVAAQLIEALPAHWPAPWPLRKSDPVQLKGKLEPVPIYEVEYEFKETAH, from the coding sequence ATGAACGAACAGGCGCATATCCTGGTCGTCGACGATGATCCCAGTATCCGGCGCATGCTGCAGCTCCTGCTCCAGGAGACCGGCTACCGCGTCTCGAACGCATCGAGTGGCGAAGAAGCCCTGGCCTATATGGATCTCGTCACACCCGACCTGGTGCTGATGGATCTGATGCTGCCCGGCATCAACGGCCAGCAGGTGACTGAGCAGATCAAGGCTCAGCCCGACAAGCCGTTCGTGCCGGTGATCCTGGTGACCGCGCGCAACGACCCGAAATCGAAGGTGACCGCACTCGACGCCGGCGCCGACGACTTCCTGGTCAAGCCGGTCGAGTTCGCCGAGCTACTGGCGCGCGTACGCGCAATGCTGCGGCTACAACGCAGCCAGCGCTCGCTGCGATCGGAGCAGCGCAAGACTGAGCTGCTGCTGCACCTGACCCGCGAGCTAGGCACCACGCTCGACCTCGAAGAGCTGCTGACGCACTTCCTCGACAAGCTTGCCGACGCAGTTGGCGCGGTGCGCGCCAGTATCATTCTGACCACCGACAACATGCCGCGCCTATTCTCGAGCATCCGCAATCGCCCGAAGGTTGTGCCCGACGACATCCTGCGCGACGGGATCGCCGGGTGGGTGCTGCGCGAGCGCCAGCCGGCGATCATCCACGACACGCGCGACGACCCGCGCTGGGTGGCGACCACGCCGCACCAGCAGATGGTGCGCAGCGTTGCGACTGTGCCGATCAGGCGCGAAGATCGCATACTCGGCGTGATCACGCTGGTGCATCACACGCCGGGCTACTTCACTACCGAGCATCTCAGCCTGCTCGACTCGGTGGCGGCGCAGAGCGCAATTGCGCTCGAGAACGCCGAGCTGTTTCGGCTGACGCGCACTCAGAACGACCTGCTCGAACGCCGCAACGAGGAGCTCCAGCGCATCAACCAGGTCAGCCGGCTGCTGACCGAGCTGATGCGGCCCGAGCAGCTGGTACGGCTGGTGGCTTACCTGGTTCACCTGACGTTCGGCTACCCAAGCGTGTCGATCCTGCTGCGCGACGGCGGCGATCTGGTGGTGCGCGCGATGGCCGGTGCCGCCGACGAAGCCGCGCACATGGGCCGGCGCACGCCGATCGGCGCGGGGCTGGCCGGCCACGCGGCCATGCGCCAAGAGCCACTGTGCGTGGCCGATGTGCGCGACGACCCGCGCTTCGTGCCCAGCAGCTTCACCGACGATACGCGCTCGGTGCTGGCGGTGCCGATCCTCACCGCGCGCGAGGTATTCGGCGTGCTGCGCGTCGAGAGCAGTAGCGTGGGTGCGTTCGGGCCTAACGACATCCGCCTGCTCGACACGCTCTCGGGCCAGCTGGGTGTAGCCTTCGAAAATGCACAGCTATTCGACTCCGAGCAGCGGCGCGTGCGGCAGGTCGGCCAGGTCAACTCGATGTCGGTGGCGCTGACGGCCCAGCTCGACGCCAATGCCAATCTGCGCACAGCCGCAGCGGCAATCGCGGCGATCTTTGGCGTCGAGCATTGTGGCATTGTCATCCTGGGCGACGAGCGGCGCAACGGCCTGCGCCTGGCGATGCACAGCGCCCAGCCGGCCACGCCGGGGTCGCAGGTGCGCTTTCCGCTGCCGCTGCACGAGCTGGCAACCATCGATGTACGTACGACCCAGCTGTTCAGCGCGATCGAGACCGACGCCGAGCTGGAGGGCATGCGCGAAAGCCTGCTGCGTAATCAGATCGGCGCGCTGGCGCTGACGCCGCTGAGCACCGGCGGCCGGCGCATCGGCACAATTGTGCTCGACCTGACCGGCCGGGTGCGCCAGTTCAGCCAGATCGAAATGACCCTGCTCGAAACCGTCGCCAGCCTGGTGTCGCAGGTGCTCGAGAACGCGCGGCTGTATCGCGAGGTGGCCGAAGAGCGCAGCACGCTCGACGCAGTGCTCGGCGGCGCAGCCGACCCGATCTTGCTGATCGGCACCGACGACCGCCTGCTGCTGGCCAACCGCGCGGCGCACGAGCGGCTTGGCCTGGGCGTGCATGCCGAACAACAGCCAATCAGCACGCTGATCACGCATGCCGATCTGCTGAAGGCGCTGAGCGGCCAGCGCAATGGCCACACCTCGTCGCCACTCAACGAGGTGGTGCTGTCCGAGGGCGAAACCTTTAACGTGAGCGTCGCGCCGGTGCGCGGTGCCGACAACGAGCTGATCGGGCGCGTGACCGTGCTGCAAGATATTAGCGCGCTCAAAGAACTCGAGCGGCACGAGCAGGAACGCCTGCGCAGCGTCTTTCGGCGCTACGTGTCGCCGCAGGTGGTCGAAGAGGTGCTGGCCGGCGGCGGCGACATCGGCGAGCCGATCGAGCGCGACGTGGCCGTGATTGTGGCCGATATTCGCGGCTACACCGCGCTGACTGAGGGCCTGCCGCCGCGCGTGCTGGTTGGGCAGGTGCTTAATCGCTTCTTCACGGCCATGACCGATGTGCTCTACCGCCACGGCGGCACGATCGACAAATTCCTGGGCGACGGGCTGATCGGCGTGTTCGGCAGCCCGATCGCGCGAGCCGACGACCTGCAGCGCGTGCTGCTGGCGGCGGTCGATCTGCAGCGCGCCTTCGCCGAGCTGAGCGAACGCTGGCATACCGACTTACAGCGCGAGATCGGCATGGGCATCGGCATCGCCTACGGCCGCGCGGTCGTTGGCAACATTGGCTCGGCGCAGCGCATGGACTACACCCTGATCGGCGATGTGGTCAACACCGCCAGCCGGCTGAACGGGATTGCCCAGGCCGGCCAGATCATCGTCGCCGCACAGCTGATCGAGGCATTGCCGGCGCACTGGCCGGCGCCCTGGCCGCTGCGCAAGAGCGACCCGGTACAGCTGAAAGGCAAGCTCGAGCCGGTGCCGATCTACGAGGTTGAGTA
- a CDS encoding GNAT family N-acetyltransferase, producing the protein MHMPILTTERLLIRPFVLGDLEAAYRILDIELGQADTGTAGAQTREQRRAWLEWSVLNYEQLAWMYQPPYGDRAVVLKRSGELIGAAGYVPALGPFDRLPGFSSAVPPDRARRFVPAFGLYWAITPAHQRQGYAGEAARALIDYAFTQLKLQRVIATTTYANAASIAVMRKAGMRIEHNPDAEPPWFQVVGIADSPGG; encoded by the coding sequence ATGCACATGCCCATACTCACCACCGAGCGCCTGTTGATTCGCCCATTCGTGCTTGGCGACCTGGAGGCCGCGTATCGCATCCTGGACATCGAGCTGGGCCAGGCCGACACCGGCACCGCCGGTGCGCAGACGCGCGAGCAGCGGCGGGCCTGGCTGGAGTGGAGTGTGCTGAACTACGAGCAGCTGGCCTGGATGTACCAGCCACCCTATGGCGACCGCGCGGTGGTGCTCAAGCGCAGTGGCGAGCTGATCGGCGCGGCCGGCTATGTGCCGGCGCTCGGCCCGTTCGATCGGCTGCCTGGCTTCAGCTCGGCCGTGCCGCCCGATCGGGCGCGGCGGTTCGTGCCCGCGTTTGGGCTGTACTGGGCGATCACGCCGGCGCACCAGCGCCAGGGCTATGCCGGCGAGGCCGCGCGCGCGCTGATCGACTATGCCTTTACGCAGCTCAAGCTCCAGCGGGTGATCGCAACGACGACATACGCGAATGCTGCCTCGATCGCGGTGATGCGCAAGGCCGGCATGCGGATCGAACACAACCCCGACGCGGAGCCGCCCTGGTTTCAGGTGGTGGGCATCGCCGATAGCCCCGGCGGCTAG